Proteins found in one Streptococcus mitis genomic segment:
- a CDS encoding amino acid ABC transporter permease codes for MTDLSSWTAYFQDFGQFFNGFLFTLALAIGSFILAMVLGIFFGAMSTSKRPILRILARIFVEFYQNTPLLVQFVIVFYGLPLISDHTIMIPIYWTAVLCVGLYHGAYIAEVIRSGIQSIPSGQMEAALSQGFTYISAMRLIILPQAFRIILPPLTNQIVNLIKNTSTVAIISGVDLMFVTKSWSALNGNYIPAFLGAALLYFSLCFPVAQFGRKMEQANKKAYSL; via the coding sequence ATGACAGATTTATCATCTTGGACTGCCTATTTTCAGGATTTTGGACAATTTTTCAATGGTTTCCTCTTCACTCTTGCCCTAGCGATTGGATCCTTTATCCTAGCCATGGTTTTGGGCATCTTCTTTGGAGCCATGTCAACCAGCAAACGTCCTATTTTGCGTATTTTAGCTCGCATCTTCGTGGAATTTTACCAAAACACTCCCCTCTTGGTGCAGTTTGTCATCGTCTTTTATGGTCTACCTCTTATCAGTGACCACACCATCATGATTCCAATTTATTGGACAGCTGTACTCTGCGTGGGACTCTATCACGGCGCCTATATTGCTGAGGTGATTCGTTCAGGGATTCAATCTATCCCTAGCGGTCAGATGGAGGCCGCCTTGTCGCAAGGTTTTACCTATATCAGTGCCATGCGCTTGATTATCTTGCCTCAGGCCTTTCGTATCATTCTCCCTCCTTTGACCAACCAAATAGTCAACCTCATCAAGAATACCTCTACAGTCGCTATCATCTCTGGAGTCGACTTGATGTTTGTGACCAAATCTTGGTCAGCACTTAACGGAAACTATATTCCAGCCTTTCTAGGTGCTGCTCTTCTCTACTTTTCTCTCTGCTTCCCTGTTGCCCAGTTTGGTCGCAAGATGGAGCAAGCCAACAAAAAAGCCTATTCACTTTAG
- a CDS encoding Mini-ribonuclease 3 codes for MIDVNLINGIALAFEGDAVYSMYIRRHLILKGMTKPNKLHQEATKYVSAKAQASLISLMLEEQVLTEKEEEIYKRGRNTNSHTKAKNADVVTYRMSTGFEAVMGYLHMTENLERLESLISWCVQKVEG; via the coding sequence GTGATTGATGTCAATCTCATTAACGGGATTGCGCTAGCTTTTGAGGGGGACGCGGTGTATTCTATGTATATTCGTCGTCACCTCATCCTCAAAGGCATGACCAAACCCAATAAACTCCATCAAGAGGCGACCAAGTATGTGTCGGCCAAAGCTCAGGCTAGCCTGATTTCCCTTATGTTAGAGGAGCAAGTCCTGACGGAAAAAGAAGAAGAAATCTACAAACGTGGCCGCAATACCAATAGTCACACCAAGGCAAAAAATGCTGATGTGGTGACTTACCGTATGTCCACAGGTTTTGAAGCAGTCATGGGCTATCTCCATATGACTGAAAATCTGGAACGTCTTGAGAGCTTGATTTCGTGGTGCGTCCAAAAAGTGGAGGGCTAG
- a CDS encoding ribonuclease J translates to MSNISLTTLGGVRENGKNMYIAEIDGSIFILDAGLKYPENEQLGVDVVIPNMDYLFENSDRIAGVFLTHGHADAIGALPYLLAEAKVPVFGSELTIELAKLFVKGNDTVKKFNDFHVIDEDTEIDFGGTVVSFFRTTHSIPESLGVVLKTAEGSIVYTGDFKFDQTASESYATDFARLAEIGRDGVLALLSDSANADSNIQVASESEVGDEITQTISDWDGRIIVAAVASNLSRIQQVFDAADATGRRVVLTGFDIENIVRTAIRLKKLSLANESLLIKPKDMSRFEDHELIILETGRMGEPINGLRKMSIGRHRYVEIKDGDLVYIVTTPSIAKEAVMARVENMIYQAGGVVKLITQSLRVSGHGNARDLQLMINLLQPKYLFPIQGEYRELDAHAKAAMAVGMLPERIFIPKKGTSMAYENGDFVPAGAVSAGDVLIDGNAIGDVGNVVLRDRKVLSEDGIFIVAITVNRREKKIVAKARVHTRGFVYLKKSRDILRESSELINQTVEDYLQGDDFDWADLKGKVRDNLTKYLFDQTKRRPAILPVVMEAK, encoded by the coding sequence ATGAGTAATATCAGTTTAACAACACTTGGTGGTGTACGTGAAAACGGGAAAAATATGTATATCGCTGAAATCGATGGATCTATTTTCATTTTGGATGCAGGTCTGAAATACCCTGAAAATGAACAACTAGGGGTGGATGTCGTTATTCCAAATATGGACTACCTTTTTGAAAATAGCGATCGTATCGCTGGAGTCTTCTTGACCCACGGCCATGCGGATGCCATTGGTGCTCTGCCTTATCTCTTGGCGGAAGCCAAGGTACCTGTATTTGGGTCTGAGCTGACCATTGAGTTGGCCAAACTCTTTGTCAAAGGAAATGACACAGTTAAGAAGTTTAATGATTTCCATGTCATTGATGAGGATACGGAGATAGATTTTGGAGGGACTGTAGTGTCCTTCTTCCGTACGACCCACTCTATCCCAGAAAGTCTGGGTGTTGTCTTGAAGACAGCTGAAGGTAGTATCGTTTATACAGGTGATTTCAAATTTGACCAGACAGCTAGTGAATCCTATGCGACAGACTTTGCTCGTTTGGCAGAAATTGGTCGTGACGGAGTTCTAGCTCTTCTCAGTGATTCAGCCAATGCGGATAGCAATATCCAAGTGGCTAGCGAAAGTGAAGTTGGGGACGAGATCACTCAAACCATTTCGGACTGGGATGGTCGTATCATCGTTGCAGCAGTAGCTAGCAACCTCTCTCGTATCCAGCAGGTGTTTGACGCTGCGGATGCAACAGGTCGTCGTGTGGTTTTGACAGGATTTGATATTGAAAATATCGTCCGCACTGCTATTCGTCTTAAGAAATTGTCTCTAGCTAACGAGAGTCTTTTGATTAAACCAAAAGATATGTCTCGTTTTGAAGACCATGAGTTGATTATCCTTGAGACAGGTCGTATGGGTGAGCCTATCAACGGTCTTCGCAAGATGTCGATTGGTCGCCACCGTTATGTGGAAATCAAGGACGGTGACTTGGTCTATATCGTAACCACTCCATCTATCGCCAAAGAAGCAGTTATGGCGCGTGTGGAAAACATGATTTACCAAGCTGGTGGAGTTGTCAAACTGATCACTCAAAGCTTGCGTGTGTCAGGGCATGGAAATGCGCGTGATTTGCAGTTGATGATCAATCTCTTGCAACCCAAGTATCTCTTCCCGATTCAAGGGGAATACCGCGAGTTGGATGCCCATGCTAAGGCTGCTATGGCAGTTGGAATGTTGCCAGAACGCATTTTCATCCCTAAAAAGGGAACAAGCATGGCTTATGAGAATGGAGATTTTGTCCCAGCTGGAGCGGTTTCAGCAGGGGATGTCTTGATTGACGGGAATGCTATTGGTGATGTTGGAAATGTGGTTCTTCGTGACCGTAAGGTCTTGTCAGAGGACGGTATTTTCATCGTAGCAATCACAGTTAACCGTCGTGAGAAGAAAATTGTGGCCAAGGCCCGTGTTCATACGCGCGGATTCGTTTACCTCAAGAAGAGTCGTGATATTCTCCGTGAAAGTTCAGAATTGATTAACCAAACAGTAGAAGATTATCTTCAAGGAGACGACTTTGACTGGGCAGATCTTAAAGGGAAGGTTCGTGATAATCTTACCAAGTATCTCTTTGACCAAACCAAACGTCGTCCAGCTATTTTACCAGTAGTCATGGAAGCAAAATAA
- a CDS encoding transporter substrate-binding domain-containing protein codes for MKKKFFLSALLISLFGLAAAKPVQADTSVADIQKRGELVVGVKQDVPNFGYKDPKTGTYSGIETDLAKMVADELKVKVRYVPVTAQTRGPLLDNEQVDMDIATFTITDERKKLYNFTSPYYTDASGFLVNKSAKIKSIEDLNGKTIGVAQGSITQRLITELGKKKGLTFKFVELGSYPELITSLHAHRIDAFSVDRSILSGYISKRTVLLDDSFKPSDYGIVTKKSNTELNNYLDNLVTKWSKDGSLQKLYDRYKLKPSSHTAD; via the coding sequence ATGAAAAAGAAATTCTTTCTATCCGCATTATTGATTAGCCTTTTCGGCCTTGCTGCTGCAAAACCAGTTCAGGCTGATACCAGCGTCGCAGATATTCAAAAGAGAGGCGAACTGGTTGTCGGTGTGAAACAAGACGTTCCCAATTTCGGTTACAAGGATCCCAAGACAGGGACCTATTCTGGTATCGAAACTGACTTGGCCAAGATGGTAGCTGATGAGCTCAAGGTCAAGGTTCGTTATGTGCCGGTTACAGCACAAACTCGAGGTCCCCTTCTAGATAATGAACAGGTCGATATGGATATTGCGACCTTTACCATCACAGACGAACGAAAAAAACTCTACAACTTCACCAGCCCTTACTACACCGACGCTTCTGGCTTTTTGGTCAATAAGTCTGCCAAAATCAAAAGCATTGAGGACCTAAACGGCAAAACTATCGGAGTTGCCCAAGGTTCCATTACTCAGCGCTTAATTACCGAACTGGGTAAAAAGAAAGGCTTGACCTTTAAATTCGTCGAACTTGGTTCCTACCCAGAATTGATTACTTCCCTACACGCTCACCGTATTGATGCCTTTTCCGTTGACCGCTCGATTCTGTCTGGCTATATCAGTAAACGCACAGTACTACTAGATGATAGTTTCAAGCCATCTGACTACGGTATCGTTACCAAGAAATCAAATACAGAGCTCAACAACTATCTTGATAACTTGGTCACCAAATGGAGCAAGGATGGCAGTTTGCAAAAACTCTATGATCGTTACAAGCTCAAACCATCTAGCCATACTGCAGATTAA
- a CDS encoding M57 family metalloprotease — MRWIFRLIGAFFCFVWRLFWRLVWIAFLLCAFAFGLLWYLNGDFQGALKQAERSVKIGQQSIDQWEKTGQLPKLNQTDSHQHSEGRWPQASARIYLDPQMDSRFQEAYVEAIQNWNQTGAFNFEIVTESSKADILATEMNDGGTPVAGEAESQTNLLTGQFLFVTVRLNHYYLSNPDYGYSYERIVHTAEHELGHAIGLDHTDEKSVMQPAGSFYGIQEVDVANLRKIYETSE, encoded by the coding sequence ATGCGCTGGATTTTTCGTTTGATAGGGGCTTTCTTTTGTTTTGTGTGGCGTTTGTTTTGGCGTCTAGTTTGGATAGCTTTTCTTTTGTGTGCTTTTGCTTTTGGACTTCTCTGGTATCTGAACGGGGATTTTCAAGGAGCGCTAAAGCAAGCAGAACGGTCAGTAAAGATTGGTCAACAAAGTATCGACCAGTGGGAAAAAACAGGGCAACTGCCTAAGTTGAACCAGACAGATAGCCACCAACACTCTGAAGGAAGGTGGCCACAGGCTTCAGCTCGTATTTACCTAGATCCCCAGATGGATTCACGTTTTCAAGAGGCTTATGTAGAAGCAATTCAGAACTGGAATCAAACAGGTGCTTTTAACTTTGAAATCGTGACAGAGTCTAGCAAGGCAGATATTTTGGCTACGGAGATGAATGACGGAGGCACTCCTGTGGCAGGAGAGGCGGAAAGTCAGACTAATCTCTTAACGGGACAATTCTTGTTTGTAACGGTACGGTTGAATCATTATTATCTGTCCAATCCTGACTATGGTTATTCCTATGAGCGCATTGTCCATACGGCAGAACATGAGTTAGGGCATGCAATTGGCTTGGACCATACAGATGAGAAGTCTGTGATGCAACCAGCAGGTTCCTTTTATGGTATCCAGGAAGTGGATGTTGCAAACCTCCGAAAAATATATGAGACTAGTGAGTAG
- a CDS encoding amino acid ABC transporter permease: protein MESILEVLTPDNLIFIFKGFGLTLYISLIAIVLSTLIGTVLAVMRNGKNPVLRIISSIYIEFVRNVPNLLWIFTIFLVFKMKSTPAGITAFTLFTSAALAEIIRGGLNAVDKGQYEAGMSQGFTSAQILYHIILPQAIRKMLPAIISQFVTVIKDTSLLYSVIALQELFGASQILMGRYFEPEQVFSLYILIALIYFSFNLAISSLSHMLAKRWQQAAE, encoded by the coding sequence ATGGAATCCATTTTAGAAGTTTTGACCCCAGATAACCTAATCTTTATCTTTAAAGGATTTGGCTTGACCCTCTACATTTCTCTAATTGCCATCGTCCTCTCTACCCTTATCGGTACGGTACTAGCTGTCATGAGAAATGGGAAAAATCCTGTCTTACGCATTATCTCCAGCATTTACATCGAGTTTGTGCGTAACGTTCCTAACCTCCTCTGGATTTTCACTATCTTTTTAGTTTTTAAGATGAAGTCCACTCCAGCAGGTATTACAGCCTTTACTCTCTTTACATCAGCGGCCCTAGCTGAGATTATTCGAGGCGGTCTCAATGCCGTAGACAAGGGGCAGTACGAAGCAGGAATGTCGCAGGGATTTACCTCAGCCCAAATCCTCTACCACATCATTCTCCCACAAGCCATTCGCAAAATGTTGCCAGCTATCATTTCTCAGTTTGTAACCGTGATTAAGGATACCAGTCTTCTCTACTCTGTTATCGCCCTACAAGAACTCTTTGGAGCTAGCCAAATTCTCATGGGCCGTTATTTCGAACCAGAGCAGGTCTTCAGTCTGTATATCCTGATTGCTCTCATCTACTTCAGCTTCAACCTAGCAATTTCGAGCCTATCTCATATGCTAGCCAAACGTTGGCAACAAGCTGCAGAATAA
- a CDS encoding amino acid ABC transporter ATP-binding protein, which yields MALVEFEHVEKYYGDYHALRDINLRFEKGQVVVLLGPSGSGKSTLIRTINGLEAVDKGSLLVNGHQVAGASQKDLVPLRKEVGMVFQHFNLYPHKTVLENVTLAPIKVLGIDKKEAEKTAQKYLEFVNMWDKKDSYPAMLSGGQKQRIAIARGLAMHPELLLFDEPTSALDPETIGDVLAVMQKLAHDGMNMIVVTHEMGFAREVADRIIFMADGEVLVDTTDVDDFFDNPSEPRAQQFLSKIINHESDKVK from the coding sequence ATGGCTTTAGTAGAATTTGAACACGTCGAAAAATATTACGGAGACTATCACGCACTCCGCGACATCAATCTCCGTTTTGAAAAAGGGCAAGTCGTTGTACTCCTAGGCCCTTCTGGCTCTGGGAAATCCACTCTTATCCGCACCATCAATGGTTTGGAGGCTGTGGACAAGGGAAGTCTTCTAGTAAATGGTCACCAAGTTGCTGGTGCCAGCCAGAAAGATTTGGTGCCTCTTCGCAAGGAAGTCGGCATGGTTTTCCAACATTTTAACCTCTATCCGCATAAAACAGTGTTAGAAAACGTAACACTCGCACCCATAAAAGTTCTAGGAATTGATAAAAAAGAAGCTGAAAAAACAGCTCAAAAATATCTGGAATTTGTAAATATGTGGGACAAGAAAGATTCTTATCCAGCCATGCTATCTGGTGGACAAAAACAACGGATTGCCATCGCACGTGGACTCGCTATGCATCCTGAACTCCTCCTCTTTGATGAGCCAACATCTGCCCTTGACCCTGAAACCATCGGCGATGTTCTAGCAGTTATGCAAAAATTGGCCCACGATGGTATGAATATGATTGTCGTTACCCATGAAATGGGCTTTGCCCGTGAAGTTGCCGACCGCATCATCTTTATGGCTGACGGAGAAGTTTTGGTAGATACGACAGATGTCGATGACTTTTTCGACAATCCAAGCGAACCTCGTGCCCAACAATTCCTCAGCAAAATCATCAACCATGAAAGTGACAAAGTCAAATAA
- the recJ gene encoding single-stranded-DNA-specific exonuclease RecJ, with protein sequence MITPTYEWQFAPQVEDADFTKIAKKAGLGPEVARLLFERGIQNQESLKKFLEPSLEDLHDPYLLHDMDKAVERIRQAIEEGENILIYGDYDADGMTSASIVKESLEQLGAECRVYLPNRFTDGYGPNASVYKYFIEQEGISLIVTVDNGVAGHEAIELAQSMGVDVIVTDHHSIPEILPDAYAIVHPEHPDADYPFKYLAGCGVAFKLACALLEEVQVELLDLVAIGTIADMVSLTDENRILVQYGLEMLGHTQRVGLQEMLDMAGIAANEVTEETVGFQIAPRLNALGRLDDPNPAIDLLTGFDDEEAHEIALMIHQKNEERKEIVQSIYEEAKTMVDPEKKVQVLAKEGWNPGVLGIVAGRLLEELGQTVIVLNIEDGRAKGSARSVEAVDIFEALDPHRNLFIAFGGHAGAAGMTLEVEKLADLSQVLEDYVREKGADAAGKNKLNLDEELDLETLSLEMVKSFERLAPFGMDNQKPVFYIKDFQVESARTMGAGNAHLKLKISKGEASFEVVAFGQGRWVTEFSQIKKLELAVKLSVNQWNGQTALQLMMVDARVEGVQLFNIRGKNAVLPEGVPVLDFAGELPNLVNSDAVVVKTIPEDITQLKTIFQEQNFSTVYFKNDIDKAYYLTGYGTREQFAKLYKTIYQFPGFDIRYKLKDLAAYLNIQQILLVKMIQVFEELGFVMIKDGVMTVNKEAPNREIGESQIYQNLKQTVKDQEMMALGTVQEIYDFLMEKE encoded by the coding sequence TTGATAACTCCTACTTATGAATGGCAGTTTGCCCCGCAGGTTGAAGATGCGGATTTTACAAAGATAGCCAAGAAGGCTGGACTAGGTCCTGAGGTGGCTCGGTTATTATTTGAAAGAGGGATTCAGAACCAAGAAAGTCTGAAGAAGTTTTTAGAGCCTTCCTTAGAAGACTTGCACGATCCCTATCTGCTCCATGATATGGACAAGGCAGTAGAACGGATTCGTCAGGCCATTGAAGAAGGGGAAAATATTCTCATCTATGGAGACTACGATGCGGATGGCATGACTTCGGCTTCGATTGTGAAGGAAAGTTTGGAACAGCTTGGCGCTGAGTGCCGAGTTTATCTGCCCAATCGTTTTACCGACGGTTATGGACCTAATGCTAGTGTTTACAAATACTTTATTGAACAAGAAGGAATTTCCTTGATTGTGACGGTGGATAATGGGGTTGCGGGTCACGAGGCTATTGAACTGGCCCAGTCTATGGGAGTGGATGTCATTGTGACCGATCACCATTCCATACCTGAAATCTTGCCAGATGCCTATGCGATTGTCCATCCTGAGCATCCAGATGCGGACTATCCTTTCAAATATTTGGCTGGTTGTGGAGTGGCTTTCAAGCTGGCTTGTGCCCTTTTGGAAGAAGTACAAGTGGAATTGCTTGATTTGGTCGCTATTGGTACCATTGCTGATATGGTTAGTTTAACAGATGAGAACCGTATCTTGGTTCAGTATGGTCTGGAAATGTTGGGACATACTCAGCGCGTTGGTCTACAAGAAATGCTGGACATGGCTGGGATTGCCGCCAACGAAGTAACAGAAGAAACGGTTGGTTTCCAGATTGCCCCTCGTTTGAATGCCTTGGGCCGCTTGGATGATCCCAATCCTGCCATTGATTTGTTGACTGGATTTGACGACGAGGAAGCCCATGAGATTGCCCTCATGATTCATCAGAAAAATGAAGAGCGCAAGGAAATCGTCCAGTCTATCTATGAAGAAGCCAAGACCATGGTGGACCCTGAGAAGAAGGTCCAAGTCTTGGCTAAGGAAGGCTGGAATCCTGGGGTTCTGGGAATCGTGGCTGGTCGTTTGTTGGAAGAACTAGGGCAGACAGTCATCGTTCTTAATATAGAAGATGGTCGTGCCAAGGGTAGTGCCCGTAGTGTGGAAGCAGTGGATATTTTTGAGGCTCTGGATCCTCATCGAAACCTCTTCATCGCCTTTGGTGGCCATGCTGGTGCAGCAGGAATGACGCTGGAAGTGGAGAAACTCGCAGATTTATCTCAGGTCTTGGAAGACTATGTCCGTGAAAAAGGCGCAGATGCTGCTGGCAAGAACAAGTTAAATTTAGATGAAGAACTGGATTTGGAGACTTTGAGTCTTGAAATGGTCAAAAGTTTTGAACGTTTGGCACCTTTTGGCATGGACAATCAGAAACCTGTCTTTTATATCAAGGATTTTCAGGTCGAAAGTGCCCGTACCATGGGGGCAGGCAATGCCCATCTCAAACTGAAAATTTCCAAAGGTGAGGCGAGTTTTGAAGTGGTGGCCTTTGGCCAAGGCAGATGGGTGACAGAGTTTTCTCAAATCAAGAAGCTAGAGCTGGCAGTCAAATTGTCTGTCAACCAATGGAATGGCCAAACTGCCCTCCAGTTGATGATGGTGGATGCGCGTGTGGAGGGTGTTCAACTTTTTAACATCCGTGGGAAGAATGCAGTCTTGCCAGAAGGGGTTCCAGTCTTGGATTTTGCTGGGGAACTGCCCAATCTAGTAAATAGTGATGCTGTGGTTGTAAAAACCATTCCTGAGGATATTACTCAGCTGAAGACCATTTTTCAGGAGCAGAATTTTTCTACTGTTTATTTCAAAAATGATATTGACAAGGCCTACTATCTGACAGGCTATGGGACTAGAGAGCAGTTTGCCAAATTGTACAAGACCATCTACCAGTTCCCAGGGTTTGATATTCGCTACAAACTGAAGGATTTGGCTGCCTATCTCAATATTCAACAAATCTTGCTGGTCAAGATGATTCAAGTATTTGAAGAGCTAGGCTTTGTGATGATTAAAGATGGAGTCATGACAGTCAATAAAGAGGCGCCAAATCGGGAAATCGGAGAAAGTCAGATTTACCAAAATCTCAAACAAACCGTCAAAGACCAAGAAATGATGGCGCTGGGTACCGTGCAAGAAATTTATGACTTTTTAATGGAAAAAGAGTAG
- a CDS encoding alpha/beta hydrolase — MAVMKIEYYSQVLDMEWGVNVLYPDANRVEEPDCKDIPVLYLLHGMSGNHNSWLKRTNVERLLRGTNLIVVMPNTSNGWYTDTQYGFDYYTALAEELPEVLKRFFPNMTSKREKTFIAGLSMGGYGCFKLALATNRFSHAASFSGALSFQDFSPESQNLGTPAYWRGVFGEIKDWTTSPYSLESLAKKSDKKTKLWAWCGEQDFLYEANNLAVKNLKKLGFDVTYSHSAGTHEWYYWEKQLERFLATLPIDFKLEERLS; from the coding sequence ATGGCAGTAATGAAAATCGAGTATTACTCACAAGTTTTGGATATGGAGTGGGGAGTTAATGTTCTTTACCCCGATGCCAATCGAGTGGAAGAACCAGATTGTAAAGATATTCCAGTCTTGTACCTCTTGCACGGGATGTCTGGCAATCATAATAGTTGGCTCAAGCGGACCAATGTAGAACGCTTGCTTCGAGGCACTAATCTCATCGTCGTCATGCCCAATACCAGCAACGGTTGGTATACCGATACCCAATATGGTTTTGACTATTACACAGCTCTAGCAGAGGAATTGCCAGAGGTTCTGAAACGCTTCTTCCCTAATATGACTAGCAAGCGTGAAAAGACCTTTATCGCTGGCCTTTCTATGGGAGGCTATGGCTGTTTTAAATTGGCTCTTGCTACAAATCGTTTTTCTCATGCAGCTAGCTTTTCAGGTGCCCTTAGTTTTCAAGATTTTTCTCCTGAAAGCCAAAATCTGGGGACACCAGCTTACTGGAGAGGTGTTTTTGGGGAGATTAAAGATTGGACAACTAGTCCTTATTCTCTTGAAAGTCTGGCTAAAAAATCGGATAAAAAGACCAAGCTGTGGGCTTGGTGTGGTGAACAGGATTTCTTGTACGAAGCCAATAATCTAGCAGTGAAAAATCTCAAAAAACTGGGCTTTGATGTGACCTATAGCCATAGCGCTGGAACTCACGAGTGGTATTATTGGGAAAAACAATTGGAACGGTTCTTAGCAACCCTACCAATTGATTTCAAATTAGAAGAGAGATTGTCATAA
- a CDS encoding ABC transporter ATP-binding protein, with product MVELNLKNIYKKYPNSEHYSVEDFNLDIKDKEFIVFVGPSGCGKSTTLRMIAGLEDITEGTASIDGVVVNDVAPKDRDIAMVFQNYALYPHMTVYDNMAFGLKLRKYSKEDIDKRVQEAAAILGLKEFLDRKPADLSGGQRQRVAMGRAIVRDAKVFLMDEPLSNLDAKLRVSMRAEIAKIHRRIGATTIYVTHDQTEAMTLADRIVIMSATKNPAGTGTIGRVEQIGTPQEVYKNPVNKFVAGFIGSPAMNFINVKLVGSEIVSDGFCLKVPEGALKVLREKGYEGKELIFGIRPEDVNAEPAFLETFPESVVKATISVSELLGSESHLYCQVGKDEFVAKVDARDYLQTGATVELGFDLNKAHFFDVETERTIY from the coding sequence ATGGTAGAATTAAATCTTAAAAATATTTACAAAAAATATCCAAACAGCGAACACTACTCAGTTGAAGACTTCAACTTGGACATCAAAGACAAAGAGTTTATCGTTTTCGTAGGTCCTTCAGGATGTGGTAAATCAACAACTCTTCGTATGATTGCTGGTCTTGAAGACATCACAGAAGGTACTGCATCTATCGATGGCGTGGTTGTCAACGACGTAGCTCCAAAAGACCGTGATATCGCCATGGTATTCCAAAACTATGCTCTTTACCCACACATGACTGTTTATGACAACATGGCTTTCGGTTTGAAATTGCGTAAATACAGCAAGGAAGACATCGACAAACGTGTGCAAGAAGCAGCAGCAATCCTTGGTTTGAAAGAATTCTTGGATCGTAAACCAGCTGACCTTTCAGGAGGTCAACGTCAACGTGTTGCCATGGGTCGTGCCATCGTCCGTGATGCAAAAGTATTCTTGATGGACGAACCTTTGTCAAACTTGGATGCAAAACTTCGTGTATCTATGCGTGCTGAAATCGCTAAAATCCACCGTCGTATCGGAGCTACAACTATCTACGTAACTCACGACCAAACAGAAGCGATGACACTTGCAGACCGTATCGTTATCATGTCAGCAACTAAGAACCCTGCTGGTACAGGTACTATCGGACGTGTTGAACAAATCGGTACACCTCAAGAAGTTTACAAAAATCCAGTTAACAAATTCGTAGCAGGATTCATCGGAAGCCCAGCTATGAACTTCATCAACGTGAAATTGGTTGGTAGCGAAATTGTTTCTGACGGTTTCTGTTTGAAAGTTCCAGAAGGAGCATTGAAAGTTCTTCGTGAAAAAGGCTACGAAGGTAAAGAATTGATCTTCGGTATTCGTCCAGAAGACGTGAATGCAGAGCCTGCTTTCCTTGAAACATTCCCAGAATCAGTTGTCAAAGCTACTATCTCAGTATCAGAATTGCTTGGTTCAGAATCTCACCTATACTGCCAAGTTGGTAAAGATGAATTTGTTGCCAAAGTGGATGCTCGTGACTACTTGCAAACAGGTGCAACAGTTGAACTTGGATTTGACTTGAACAAAGCACACTTCTTCGATGTAGAAACTGAAAGAACAATTTACTAA
- a CDS encoding helix-turn-helix domain-containing protein: MMAKELQDWFPEAQISDQPVEKEGYLTLPLASQQWILLEEDGLSEREKQLVSLLTQQEQARSLNPWYSYLIEGKGQAPKTFKKIQLVYCHLSYFQQENLASWLDMMRTLFPSCQAMLQVGAQDYVFVLQQDKYTSVRAILSDTIEAVEYDFGLRLSIMLGQVWSQTGHHGLSDLIKAERDLFKTWWRQGHQGVHTFSQLYLWSMGERLVNLKAIKECLHQMILDQDQIQEIILSLWENSAVLTKTAQQLYLHRNSLQYKIDKWEELTGLQLKELTDLTLCYQLILPDIL, from the coding sequence ATGATGGCAAAAGAACTACAAGACTGGTTTCCTGAGGCTCAGATTTCAGACCAACCAGTAGAGAAAGAGGGCTATCTCACCCTCCCTTTAGCTTCTCAGCAGTGGATTTTGCTGGAAGAAGATGGGCTCAGTGAGCGTGAAAAGCAGTTGGTTTCCCTTTTGACCCAGCAGGAGCAGGCTCGTTCGCTCAATCCTTGGTATTCCTATCTGATTGAGGGCAAGGGACAGGCACCAAAAACTTTTAAAAAGATTCAGTTGGTTTATTGCCATCTTTCCTATTTTCAGCAGGAAAATCTAGCTTCTTGGCTAGATATGATGCGGACTCTTTTTCCGAGCTGTCAGGCGATGCTTCAGGTCGGAGCTCAGGACTATGTTTTCGTGCTACAACAAGATAAGTACACCTCTGTACGAGCTATTTTAAGTGATACGATTGAAGCGGTTGAGTATGACTTTGGACTGCGTCTGTCAATCATGTTGGGCCAGGTTTGGTCTCAGACAGGACATCATGGCTTATCAGACTTGATTAAAGCAGAGCGGGATTTGTTTAAGACTTGGTGGCGTCAGGGTCACCAAGGCGTTCATACTTTTTCTCAGCTCTATCTTTGGAGTATGGGAGAAAGACTCGTGAACTTGAAGGCAATCAAGGAATGCTTGCACCAGATGATCTTGGATCAGGACCAGATTCAGGAAATCATTCTCTCTCTTTGGGAAAATAGTGCTGTCCTAACAAAAACAGCCCAGCAACTCTATCTGCACCGCAATTCTCTCCAATACAAGATTGATAAATGGGAAGAATTGACAGGGCTTCAGTTGAAGGAATTGACTGATCTGACCTTGTGTTATCAGTTGATTTTACCAGATATTCTCTAA